In the genome of uncultured Paludibaculum sp., the window CGAGAAGAGTAAGCCGGCCGCCTGCGATGGGTTCAGGTGGCTAAGGATCAGGGCGATGGTTTGCGGATGCTCGCTGTGTATGAACTTCGCGAGCTGCTGCGGATCGGCCTTCTGGAGTGCGTCGAAACTGGCGGCCTCGTGGCCCAACATCTTCACGAGGCGATCAAGGATCTTCTTGGCAGCTTCCGCTCCGAAGGCGTTGATGAGGATCTTGCGCGCGTAGTCGATGCCACCCTTCAAGACATAGTCGTGGGCCATCGACATCTGGTAGAACTCTTCCAGAATCTCCTCGGCGTCCTCCGCCGTGATGCTGGGGATGCGCGCCAGTTCCTTGCCGATCTCGGCAACCTCGTCCTCTTCCAGGTGCTTGAAAACCTCGCCGCCGATCTGCTCGCCCAGGGTAAGCATCAGGACGGCGGCTTTCTGCGCGCCCGTGTACTTTGGAGGAGCTTCCTTCTCCTGAGTCACATTGGTGATCATCAGCGATGCTCCGAAAGCCAGGTGCGCAGCAGTTGAGCCGACGCGGCGGGATCCTTCTTCGTCTCTTCCATGATCACCTTCTTGAGCACCTCGGCCTTCTTGGTCTGCGGTGGCATCTTCAGGGAGAGCAGCGCCTCGCGGTCGAGCCGCTCCTGCTCCGTGTGGTTACCCGCCACAACGGCCAAGGCCTTCTCCTCGAAGTTCTCCGGAGGGACGGGCTCGCCCGCCGCGATCCGCGGAGCGCCCGGATCGACATCGGCCTCCGGCGGCCGTCTTCTGCGCAACAGGCCACGGAATAGAACGAACACAACCACCCCCAGGACCACGAGAATTGCCCCGGCCGCGCCAAGCCAGACGGGAAGGGGCGCCTTATCCAGAAGCGGTTTCATCCAGGCAGGCATGACGAAACCAGTGTGGCCCCCCGGCCCGGAAGGAACCGCCGGAGCGTCCGGTGGCGGTACCGCCAGGGTCGCCTCAAAGGGCAGTGTCTCCACCAGCAGGACGTCGCCGCGATCGGTTTGCAGCCCCACCGTGCCCGCCACCACATCCTTCACCACTTGCATTTTCTCCGGGGCCATGGGCTCCAGAATCCGCCTCGCCTTGGGGCCGGAGCCCTCCCAGCGCAGCGCCTGATCGAGCAGCACCGAGACCGACAGCCGCTTCACCGCTCCGAGCGGTAGCTTCAGGTGCTTCACGGTGCGGCTGGTCTGATAGGACACGCTTTCCGTCTTGCGTGACACCCCTCCTCCACTGCCAGCGCCGCGCGGAATGGGGCGCGGCAGATTGCTGGCCGCGCCAGGGACCCCAGCCGTCGCGCCAATCCCGCTGGCGTCCTCGGTGTGCTGTGAGGTGAGCATGACGGAACGGTTCGGATCGAAGACCTCTTCGCTCTGCTCGCCGCTGGTGAAGTCGCACTCCAGGCTCACACCGGCGCGATACTTCTCGGGCCCCAGAAGCGGATCGAGGGTGGCACGGATCTTGGCCAGGTAGTCGCGCTCCAGCCCCTGGCGGAACTCCAGCATGGCGCTGGAGTTGGCCGTGTCGGAGTCCGTATCGCGGCGGGGCTTGCTGAGCAGATTGCCGCTCATATCGAGGACGGAGACGCTCTCCGGTGTCAGACCCTCCACGGCACTGGACGTAAGGTGTTGAATCGCCGTGACATTGGCGGGCGACAGGCGAGCGCCGGGGCGCAGGCGGAGCATGACGCTGGCCTTGGCCGGCTGGCGACTGTCGAGAAACACCGAGTCCTTGGCAAAGGTGACATGAACACGGGCACGGTCGACTTCGGCGAGGGACATGACGCTGCGCTCAAGCTCGCCTTCCAGGGCGCGGCGGAAGTTGATGTGCTCGGCGAAGTCGGTGGTGCCGAGGTTCGGTTTGTCGAAGATCTCAAAGCCCAGCCGCCCGGTGCGGGGCAACCCGGCGGCAGCCATCTCCAGGCGCAGCTCCGCCACACGGGCCGA includes:
- the fliF gene encoding flagellar basal-body MS-ring/collar protein FliF, which translates into the protein MKQLKKIFDGLTLRQKLVILVATAGVVAAIVLGIRWNKERDLRPLFTEVSAEDAGALVERLKAANVPYKVADNGTILVPSARVAELRLEMAAAGLPRTGRLGFEIFDKPNLGTTDFAEHINFRRALEGELERSVMSLAEVDRARVHVTFAKDSVFLDSRQPAKASVMLRLRPGARLSPANVTAIQHLTSSAVEGLTPESVSVLDMSGNLLSKPRRDTDSDTANSSAMLEFRQGLERDYLAKIRATLDPLLGPEKYRAGVSLECDFTSGEQSEEVFDPNRSVMLTSQHTEDASGIGATAGVPGAASNLPRPIPRGAGSGGGVSRKTESVSYQTSRTVKHLKLPLGAVKRLSVSVLLDQALRWEGSGPKARRILEPMAPEKMQVVKDVVAGTVGLQTDRGDVLLVETLPFEATLAVPPPDAPAVPSGPGGHTGFVMPAWMKPLLDKAPLPVWLGAAGAILVVLGVVVFVLFRGLLRRRRPPEADVDPGAPRIAAGEPVPPENFEEKALAVVAGNHTEQERLDREALLSLKMPPQTKKAEVLKKVIMEETKKDPAASAQLLRTWLSEHR